The genomic window TTTACATTTGGAGGATGTAACGATAAATGGTATTTAACAATAAATTAAATTCCCCTTTGATAGCAATTACCCTCGTTTTCATCGGAGCAATCATACTCAATGGACAACAACTCTCATTCCCGGGCGCTGAGGGATTTGGCCAGTATACTTCCGGTGGCCGTGGTGGACGAGTGATCGAGGTTACGAATTTAAACGCTTCGGGTCCAGGAAGTTTTCGGGCGGCCGCTCAAAAAGTTGGTCCGCGAATCATTGTCTTCTGTATCTCTGGAACGATCCCCCTGGAATCCGAACTCATTATTGAAAACGGCGACCTGACCATTGCCGGGCAAACAGCTCCTGGAGACGGCATTTGTATCAAGAATTATCAAGTAAACATAAATGCGGACAATGTAATTGTGCGTTACTTACGTTTTAGACCTGGTGATGAAAAGCAGAAAGAAGGAGACGCGCTCTCTGCGATTTTTCAAAAAGATATCATGATCGATCACTGCTCTTTCAGTTGGGGCAATGATGAAGTGGCCACCGTGCGTGACAATGTGAACGCCACAATGCAGTGGTGCATGATCAGTGAAAGCCTCCACCATTCCTCGCATCACAAAGGCGATCATGGCTATGGCGGCATCTGGGGCGGTATGGGCGCGTCATTTCATCACAATCTTCTGGCGCATCATACCAGCCGAAATCCGCGTTTTCACGGAAGCCGCTATCATGGAAAACCGGAAAGAGAATTGGTTGACTTTAGAAACAATGTGATTTATAATTGGGGATTTAACAGTGGCTATGGTGGCGAACAAGGACAGCAGAATTTGGTCGCCAACTATTACAAGGCAGGTCCTGCCACAAAAGAGGATTCATTGAAATTCCGCATTGTTGAACCCTGGGATAACCTGGGCAAATGGTATATTGCTGATAATTATATATTTGGATTTCCAGAAATCACAATGAACAACTGGTCCGGGGGTGTTCAAGGCAAAAATTTAAATTCGATTCGGGTTGATCATTCCTTCCCTGCGCCTGCTATTATACAACAAAACGCTGAAGAAGCCTTTCAATTGGTGTTGGCTCAAGCGGGAGCCACTTTACCAAAACGCGATGCAGTGGATCGCCGCATTGTCGAAGAGGTCAGGTCCGGAACGGCACAATTCGGAGGCATCTGGGGAGAGCACACAGGAATTATCGATTCTCAAACGCAAGTCGGCGGTTGGCCCGTGCTTCGATCCAAAAATGCGCTTGCGGACACAGATCATGACGGCATGCCAGATGTTTGGGAGCAAGAGAACGGATTGGATATTAACAATCCCAAAGACCGCAACGGTGATTTCAATGGTGATGGGTACACCAATTTGGAAAAGTATTTAAACAGTCTGGTAAAATTAAAGTGAACTTTGAACAAGATGAGTATCATTCAGCAATTGAAAACGGGTGGGTCCCCGATAAAAACATTCGGGGACGACATTTTTCCTTTTTTAAAAAATTTGCCAAGTCCAGTCGCTTGTTTTTTCCAAGGTTCAAACTATCATTCTACAAACTTTAATGTATTTAGAAAATTGCCATAAAAGATTTAATCCTGAAATATCAAAAGCACACCTCCTTGCTTCGATCAAGGCATAAGCTTGTGAATTTCAACACTTGCTGTAATGAACGGCCCGACACCTTT from candidate division KSB1 bacterium includes these protein-coding regions:
- a CDS encoding pectate lyase, producing MVFNNKLNSPLIAITLVFIGAIILNGQQLSFPGAEGFGQYTSGGRGGRVIEVTNLNASGPGSFRAAAQKVGPRIIVFCISGTIPLESELIIENGDLTIAGQTAPGDGICIKNYQVNINADNVIVRYLRFRPGDEKQKEGDALSAIFQKDIMIDHCSFSWGNDEVATVRDNVNATMQWCMISESLHHSSHHKGDHGYGGIWGGMGASFHHNLLAHHTSRNPRFHGSRYHGKPERELVDFRNNVIYNWGFNSGYGGEQGQQNLVANYYKAGPATKEDSLKFRIVEPWDNLGKWYIADNYIFGFPEITMNNWSGGVQGKNLNSIRVDHSFPAPAIIQQNAEEAFQLVLAQAGATLPKRDAVDRRIVEEVRSGTAQFGGIWGEHTGIIDSQTQVGGWPVLRSKNALADTDHDGMPDVWEQENGLDINNPKDRNGDFNGDGYTNLEKYLNSLVKLK